From Pseudomonas sp. stari2, a single genomic window includes:
- a CDS encoding polysaccharide deacetylase, producing MMSSLQPTWPDQHKACLALAFDLDGPTGDAMLNNSIWHKPEYFGFGGYGPYRALPRLLDLLDTFKIPTTFFVPAWVVENWPKQCQAVVERGHEVAYHGYKHESFYALTLDQQQAVMNKSRDVFWQYLHIRAEGFRTPSGDWRAETPAMLADNGVIYSSSMRGDDRPYLVNVPGHDTPLVEIPGRWEMDDYASLAYTRAPNFPSGLDRTASYELTLDNWQREYDGAMDEGLCLTTLFHPKITGKPGRILLLEKLFEHMRQRDDVWFATCRDVARWWLKEHHHG from the coding sequence TTGATGTCCTCCCTGCAACCCACCTGGCCCGACCAGCACAAAGCCTGCCTGGCCCTGGCCTTCGACCTCGACGGCCCGACCGGCGATGCCATGCTCAACAACTCGATCTGGCACAAACCCGAGTATTTCGGCTTCGGCGGCTACGGACCCTACCGCGCATTGCCACGCCTGCTGGATCTGCTCGACACCTTCAAGATCCCGACCACCTTCTTCGTCCCCGCGTGGGTCGTGGAAAACTGGCCGAAACAGTGCCAGGCCGTCGTCGAGCGCGGCCATGAGGTCGCCTACCACGGCTACAAACACGAATCCTTCTACGCCCTGACGCTGGACCAGCAGCAGGCCGTGATGAACAAGTCCCGCGACGTCTTCTGGCAATACCTGCACATCCGCGCCGAGGGCTTTCGCACTCCGTCCGGCGACTGGCGTGCCGAGACGCCAGCGATGCTGGCGGACAACGGCGTCATCTATTCCAGCAGCATGCGCGGCGATGATCGCCCGTATCTGGTCAACGTCCCCGGCCACGACACGCCCTTGGTGGAAATCCCCGGCCGCTGGGAAATGGACGACTACGCCTCCCTCGCCTACACCCGCGCACCGAACTTTCCTTCCGGGCTCGACCGCACCGCCAGCTACGAGCTGACCCTCGACAACTGGCAGCGCGAGTACGACGGCGCGATGGACGAAGGCCTGTGCCTGACCACCCTGTTCCACCCGAAAATCACCGGCAAACCGGGACGCATCCTGTTGTTGGAGAAACTCTTCGAACACATGCGCCAGCGCGATGACGTGTGGTTCGCCACCTGTCGCGACGTAGCACGCTGGTGGCTGAAGGAGCATCACCATGGCTGA
- a CDS encoding ABC transporter substrate-binding protein codes for MKNFVIPAVLTSLMSCGFAVAADLPASIKEKGEIVVAIMPNYPPMDFKDPATNKLTGLDYDLGNALAERLGIKIKWQETGFEQMINALTTDRVDMVLSGMTDTAERQASVTFVDYFTSGPQFYTLQKNTATNEIIDLCGKKVGTSRRTTFPAEIAAWSKEHCEAAGKPAINVIGTEGSADARAQLRQSRIDAAMQGSETLSYLKTQEKDMYKTVGQPISVQFTGLGVSKKKPELSEAVKVALQSMVDDGSYNAILKKWDLELGAIKEVTINAGK; via the coding sequence ATGAAGAACTTCGTTATCCCAGCAGTACTCACCTCCCTCATGTCTTGCGGTTTCGCCGTGGCCGCCGACTTGCCGGCCAGCATCAAGGAGAAAGGCGAGATCGTCGTCGCGATCATGCCCAACTACCCGCCGATGGACTTCAAGGACCCGGCCACCAACAAGCTCACCGGTCTGGACTACGACCTGGGCAACGCCCTGGCCGAGCGCCTCGGGATCAAGATCAAGTGGCAGGAAACCGGCTTCGAGCAAATGATCAACGCCCTGACCACCGACCGCGTGGACATGGTCCTGTCGGGCATGACCGACACCGCCGAGCGTCAGGCCAGCGTGACCTTCGTCGACTACTTCACCAGCGGCCCGCAGTTCTACACCTTGCAGAAAAACACCGCGACCAACGAGATCATCGACCTGTGCGGCAAGAAAGTCGGCACCAGCCGCCGCACCACGTTCCCGGCAGAAATCGCCGCGTGGAGCAAGGAACACTGTGAGGCCGCAGGCAAACCTGCGATCAACGTGATTGGCACCGAAGGCTCGGCCGACGCCCGTGCCCAACTGCGTCAGAGCCGGATCGATGCGGCGATGCAGGGCAGCGAAACCCTGTCGTACCTCAAGACCCAGGAAAAGGACATGTACAAAACGGTCGGCCAGCCGATCTCCGTGCAGTTCACCGGGCTGGGTGTGAGCAAGAAGAAGCCTGAGCTGAGTGAAGCCGTGAAAGTCGCGCTGCAGAGCATGGTGGATGACGGCAGCTATAACGCGATCCTGAAAAAGTGGGATCTGGAACTGGGTGCGATCAAGGAAGTGACCATTAACGCCGGCAAGTAA
- a CDS encoding amino acid ABC transporter ATP-binding protein produces MRSIVKAVSLNKYYDQYHALKDINIEVEQGEVLCIIGPSGSGKSTLLRCVNQLEKIDKGGLWVDGELVGYRVVGHKLHELNESQIARQRLATGMVFQRFNLFPHMTVLQNIIEGPCQVLKRSPKEAHEEALELLARVGLADKRDSYPIELSGGQQQRVAIARALAMRPKLMLFDEPTSALDPELVGEVLSVMRDLAQTGMTMIVVTHELGFAREVSNRMVFMDGGQIVEAGSPEEILISPQNPRTQSFISAVRT; encoded by the coding sequence ATGAGAAGCATCGTCAAGGCCGTGAGCCTGAACAAATATTACGACCAGTACCACGCGCTCAAGGACATCAACATCGAGGTCGAGCAAGGCGAAGTGCTGTGCATCATCGGCCCGTCCGGCTCGGGCAAGAGCACCCTGCTGCGCTGCGTCAATCAGCTGGAAAAGATCGACAAGGGCGGCCTCTGGGTCGACGGCGAACTGGTCGGCTACCGCGTCGTCGGGCACAAGCTGCACGAACTCAACGAGTCGCAGATCGCCCGCCAGCGCCTGGCCACCGGCATGGTGTTCCAGCGTTTCAACCTGTTTCCGCACATGACCGTGCTGCAAAACATCATCGAAGGCCCGTGTCAGGTCCTCAAGCGTTCGCCCAAGGAGGCGCACGAAGAAGCCCTGGAACTGCTGGCCCGGGTCGGCCTGGCCGATAAGCGCGACAGCTACCCGATTGAACTGTCGGGCGGTCAGCAGCAACGGGTGGCGATTGCCCGCGCCCTGGCTATGCGACCCAAGCTGATGCTGTTCGATGAACCCACTTCGGCACTCGACCCGGAACTGGTCGGTGAGGTGCTGTCGGTGATGCGCGATCTGGCGCAGACCGGCATGACCATGATCGTCGTCACCCATGAACTGGGCTTCGCCCGTGAGGTTTCCAACCGCATGGTGTTCATGGACGGCGGGCAGATCGTGGAGGCTGGAAGCCCCGAAGAAATACTAATAAGTCCGCAAAACCCGCGCACCCAAAGCTTCATTTCTGCCGTTCGAACCTGA
- a CDS encoding amino acid ABC transporter permease, whose amino-acid sequence MSQTQAERLQAERKLAENQFDITQYQHVPRRYYGRIFFATVIVIAIIGLVRAFAEGKIEWSYIGQFLTSEAIMWGLFNTIIMAVLAMALGIVFGVITAIMRMSANPILRYVALTYTWLFRGTPLILQLLLWFNLALIFPTIGIPGLFQLDTVSLMTPFVAALLGLSINQGAYTAEVVRAGLLSVDTGQYEAAKSIGMPRLQALRRIILPQAMRIIIPPVGNEFIGMVKMTSLASVIQYSELLYNAQNIYYANARVMELLIVAGIWYLATVTVLSFGQSRLERRFARGAGKRS is encoded by the coding sequence ATGAGCCAGACTCAGGCAGAACGACTCCAGGCGGAGCGTAAACTGGCGGAAAACCAGTTCGACATTACCCAGTACCAGCACGTGCCACGGCGCTATTACGGGCGGATTTTCTTCGCCACCGTGATCGTCATCGCCATCATCGGCCTGGTGCGGGCCTTCGCCGAAGGCAAGATCGAATGGTCGTACATCGGCCAGTTCCTCACCTCCGAAGCAATCATGTGGGGCCTGTTCAACACGATCATCATGGCTGTGCTGGCCATGGCGCTGGGCATCGTGTTCGGGGTCATCACCGCCATCATGCGCATGTCGGCCAACCCGATCCTGCGCTACGTGGCGCTGACCTACACCTGGCTGTTTCGCGGTACGCCGCTGATTCTGCAACTGCTGTTGTGGTTCAACCTGGCGCTGATCTTCCCCACCATCGGCATTCCCGGCCTGTTCCAACTCGACACGGTGAGCCTGATGACGCCCTTCGTGGCCGCCCTGCTCGGCTTGAGCATCAACCAGGGTGCCTACACCGCAGAAGTGGTGCGTGCCGGTCTGCTGTCGGTGGACACCGGTCAGTACGAAGCGGCCAAGTCGATCGGCATGCCGCGCCTGCAAGCACTGCGCCGGATCATCTTGCCCCAGGCCATGCGGATCATCATTCCGCCGGTCGGCAACGAATTCATCGGCATGGTGAAAATGACCTCGCTGGCGAGCGTCATCCAGTACTCGGAACTGCTCTACAACGCCCAGAACATCTACTACGCCAACGCCCGAGTCATGGAGCTGCTGATCGTCGCCGGTATCTGGTACCTGGCCACCGTCACCGTCCTGTCCTTTGGTCAAAGCCGTCTGGAGCGTCGTTTCGCTCGCGGCGCCGGCAAGCGTTCTTGA